From a region of the Mauremys mutica isolate MM-2020 ecotype Southern chromosome 12, ASM2049712v1, whole genome shotgun sequence genome:
- the LOC123345016 gene encoding olfactory receptor 5V1-like gives MENQTTPTEFILLGFHNIQGLHLLLSWVISIIYIFTILGNMLIIFLSLVEPCLQTPMYFFLGNLSLLDICQTTTTVPQMLVHLVSGRSSISYARCATQLYFVVFFVGAECILLAIMAYDRYMAICKPLRYTLLMNRKFCVLLVSVSWLSGALNAALHMFLTIHLPFCEANRVNYFYCDIPPLLALSCGDISFNVTMILVSSIFLGWSPTLCIGLSYGYIVSRILKIHSPEGRSKAFSTCVSHLTSVLLYYGSSIFTYVRLLSSYSLDNDKLISLLYNIVTPMLNPLIYTLRNKDVKRAMKKVLVRKMFF, from the coding sequence ATGGAGAATCAAACCACGCCAactgaattcatccttcttggATTTCATAATATTCAGGGGTTACATTTGCTTCTGTCTTGGGTTATCTCCATCATCTATATCTTCACCATCTTGGGGAACATgctcatcatcttcctctccttggTGGAACCATGTCTCCAAACCCcaatgtacttcttcctgggaaaCCTCTCCCTCCTAGACATCTGCCAGACCACCACAACTGTCCCCCAGATGCTGGTGCACCTCGTCTCAGGCAGGAGCAGTATCTCCTATGCAAGGTGTGCAACACAACTCTACTTCGTCGTCTTTTTTGTGGGTGCTGAGTGCATCTTGCTGGCCATCATGGCATACGACCGCTACATGGCCATATGCAAACCCCTGCGCTACACGCTGCTCATGAACAGGAAGTTTTGTGTTCTGCTGGTGTCAGTCTCCTGGCTTAGTGGTGCACTCAATGCAGCCTTGCACATGTTCCTCACTATCCACCTGCCCTTCTGTGAGGCCAACAGGGTCAACTACTTCTACTGTGATATCCCACCACTGCTGGCTCTTTCCTGTGGAGACATCTCATTCAATGTCACCATGATACTGGTCTCCAGCATCTTCTTGGGGTGGAGCCCCACCCTGTGCATTGGACTTTCATATGGATACATTGTTTCAAGGATACTGAAGATACATTCCCCTGAGGGGAGGAGCAAGGCCTTCTCCACCTGTGTGTCGCATCTCACTTCAGTCCTGCTCTACTATGGAAGTAGTATCTTCACCTATGTCAGACTCCTCTCTAGCTACTCCCTGGATAATGACAAGTTAATCTCTCTGCTATACAACATCGTCACCCCCATGTTAAACCCATTGATCTATACTCTGAGGAACAAGGATGTGAAGAGAGCCATGAAAAAGGTCCTTGTGAGGAAAATGTTCTTCTAA